One Yoonia sp. BS5-3 genomic window carries:
- a CDS encoding cell division protein FtsQ/DivIB, producing MRSLMQRRAPATAPRDPAPSKLGYRFQRLMLTPGFRATVRIGVPILLIAAIAGSWYSKPENRSALAATIAETKRSFQERPQFMVQALNITGADEQTMATVAGLVPSEYPMSSFDLDLEAIRRDVEALEPVQTASVRVGQAGLLEVVLTPRLPVALWRDGPVLRLIDAEGVRSGTVSSRADRLDLPLIAGDGAEQNIQEALALYAGAGPLRERVRGLVRMGERRWDIILDREQRILLPGDGAVAALDRVIALNDAQDMLSRDVAIVDMRNAERPTLRMNEEAAAALRRASTTNDNNNGASN from the coding sequence ATGCGATCGTTGATGCAACGCCGCGCCCCGGCCACCGCGCCGCGTGATCCGGCCCCGTCAAAGCTGGGCTATCGGTTCCAGCGTCTTATGCTGACACCTGGTTTTCGCGCGACTGTGCGGATTGGCGTGCCAATTCTGCTAATCGCAGCAATTGCTGGCTCGTGGTACTCCAAGCCGGAAAACCGCAGCGCGCTTGCGGCCACGATTGCCGAAACCAAACGCAGCTTTCAAGAGCGCCCTCAATTCATGGTGCAGGCGCTGAATATCACTGGCGCGGATGAACAAACCATGGCCACTGTCGCCGGTTTGGTCCCTTCTGAATATCCGATGTCCTCTTTCGATCTGGATCTGGAGGCGATCCGCCGTGATGTTGAAGCGCTTGAACCTGTGCAAACCGCCAGCGTCCGGGTGGGGCAGGCAGGCCTGCTTGAGGTTGTGCTGACCCCGCGTTTGCCTGTGGCCCTTTGGCGGGACGGACCGGTTTTGCGGCTGATCGATGCTGAGGGCGTCCGCTCTGGCACTGTATCATCGCGTGCCGACCGGCTTGATTTGCCGCTTATTGCGGGGGACGGGGCTGAGCAGAATATTCAAGAAGCGTTAGCCCTTTATGCCGGTGCGGGTCCGTTGCGCGAGCGGGTGCGCGGCCTGGTGCGCATGGGTGAGCGCCGCTGGGATATTATCCTGGATCGTGAGCAACGCATTTTGCTGCCGGGTGACGGCGCGGTTGCAGCGCTTGATCGGGTGATCGCCCTAAACGACGCGCAAGACATGCTGAGCCGGGATGTCGCCATCGTGGATATGCGCAATGCTGAACGGCCAACGCTGCGGATGAACGAAGAGGCCGCGGCGGCGTTGCGCCGCGCAAGCACAACAAATGATAATAATAATGGGGCGAGCAACTAA